Proteins from a genomic interval of Nocardia sp. BMG51109:
- a CDS encoding ParB N-terminal domain-containing protein has product MNSADRNALPAAGSAVSLVDVDSQVVGPPACSTVVELAISELKFSDSPPRTGEDAEHVRVLAESTTALPPIVVNRETLHVIDGLHRLRAAQLRGDTTIAAIFFDGSAAESFVLAVKLNTAHGLPLSLSDRKAAALRILFSFPQSSDRAIAVIAGISDKTVAKIRRRAGAELPQSPGRLARNGVLHRSNPELGRQQAVELFTADPGASPRSVAAAAGISETTAKDIRRELRNAAVPAPSPAARTDPGPAAEAFVGTRNPTSPTAPVSSGRTLQRLRQDPSLRFTESGRTLLRWLEGPVGDNGEWESLVRNIPSHCASGIAELARQRAQDWQRLAGLLDGRARVSYR; this is encoded by the coding sequence ATGAACAGTGCCGACCGCAATGCTCTACCCGCCGCAGGCTCGGCTGTCTCGCTTGTCGATGTGGACAGCCAAGTCGTTGGGCCGCCCGCCTGCTCGACTGTTGTCGAGCTAGCGATTTCCGAGCTGAAATTTTCTGATTCTCCGCCGCGAACGGGGGAGGACGCCGAGCACGTTCGAGTGCTGGCGGAATCCACGACAGCATTGCCTCCGATCGTTGTCAATCGCGAAACCCTGCACGTCATCGACGGACTTCATCGCCTTCGCGCGGCGCAATTGCGTGGCGATACGACCATCGCGGCGATATTTTTCGACGGCAGTGCTGCGGAATCTTTCGTCTTGGCCGTCAAACTGAATACGGCGCATGGGCTGCCGTTGTCGCTCTCCGATCGCAAGGCCGCTGCACTCCGTATTCTCTTCTCGTTCCCGCAGTCGTCGGACCGCGCGATCGCGGTGATCGCGGGGATCTCGGACAAGACGGTTGCCAAGATCCGTCGGCGGGCGGGTGCGGAACTTCCGCAGTCGCCGGGGCGACTCGCGCGAAACGGCGTGCTGCATCGGTCCAATCCGGAGCTCGGCAGGCAACAGGCCGTCGAGTTGTTCACCGCCGACCCGGGTGCATCACCGCGATCGGTGGCCGCCGCCGCGGGCATCTCCGAGACGACGGCCAAGGACATCCGTCGGGAACTGCGTAACGCCGCTGTTCCAGCGCCCAGTCCTGCGGCCCGTACCGATCCGGGGCCGGCTGCCGAAGCTTTTGTCGGGACCCGCAATCCGACCTCGCCCACCGCGCCGGTGAGTAGCGGGCGCACACTGCAGCGGCTGCGTCAGGACCCGTCGTTGCGATTCACCGAATCGGGCCGCACATTGCTGCGATGGCTCGAAGGGCCGGTGGGTGATAATGGTGAATGGGAAAGCCTTGTGCGTAATATTCCGAGTCACTGCGCATCGGGAATTGCCGAACTTGCTCGGCAACGTGCGCAGGACTGGCAGAGATTAGCGGGCCTGCTCGACGGGCGCGCTCGAGTTTCGTACCGATGA
- a CDS encoding MbtH family protein has translation MSKNPFDDEDGRFFVLVNEEDQHSLWPVFAEVPAGWRIVFGEDTRSACIEYVEKNWTDMRPRSLREAMEADLQNAATESA, from the coding sequence ATGAGCAAGAACCCATTCGACGACGAAGACGGCAGATTCTTCGTGCTGGTCAACGAGGAGGATCAGCATTCCTTGTGGCCCGTATTCGCCGAGGTACCGGCGGGCTGGCGGATAGTGTTCGGTGAAGATACGCGATCGGCATGTATCGAGTACGTCGAAAAGAATTGGACGGACATGCGGCCACGAAGTCTTCGCGAGGCAATGGAGGCGGATCTCCAGAACGCAGCCACCGAGTCCGCATAA
- a CDS encoding serine hydrolase, protein MNSLLAAGAAGVQVRLHSPQGDWTETAGVSQLGGIEPVPADGLFRIGSVTKTFVSTVVLQLVAEGKVGLDDPVSRYLPQFGLDEQITVRMILDHTSGVRSYGGQPGPNEESSASMLGTDTMQTYHPDDLVRFAVGLPLWFTPGTQWNYSNTNYILAGLLIEQLTGTPYAQQVDERIARPLGLTNTRLPGTTADIPGPHAHGYRSAKLVGFPVPVDVTVLNPSWAWAAGEILSTTADLDRYIAALMDGRLLPPALLTQMSTFHAMPSRFGLDRGYGLGLTHIATTSGCSGTGGSGDIPGYHTDVYSSADGSRRVQVSVSQGTVDADDAAKYTQYMTAAYHVTTLALCGSAR, encoded by the coding sequence ATGAACAGCTTGCTCGCCGCCGGCGCCGCTGGGGTGCAGGTGCGCTTGCACAGCCCACAAGGCGACTGGACCGAGACGGCCGGGGTGTCGCAGCTGGGCGGCATCGAGCCGGTGCCGGCCGATGGGTTGTTCCGAATCGGCAGTGTCACAAAGACATTCGTGTCCACTGTCGTGCTGCAACTGGTCGCTGAGGGCAAGGTCGGGCTCGATGATCCGGTGAGCCGATACCTGCCGCAGTTCGGTCTGGACGAGCAGATCACCGTCCGAATGATCCTCGACCACACCAGCGGAGTCCGCAGTTATGGCGGCCAGCCCGGGCCGAACGAGGAATCCTCGGCGTCCATGCTCGGCACCGACACCATGCAGACCTATCATCCCGACGATCTGGTGCGGTTCGCGGTCGGACTGCCGCTGTGGTTTACCCCGGGAACCCAGTGGAACTACTCCAACACCAACTACATCCTCGCGGGCCTGCTGATCGAACAGCTCACCGGGACGCCCTACGCACAGCAGGTCGACGAGCGGATCGCGCGCCCACTCGGACTGACGAACACTCGGCTTCCGGGGACAACGGCGGACATCCCGGGACCACACGCGCACGGCTATCGCAGTGCGAAGCTAGTGGGTTTCCCGGTACCAGTCGACGTCACGGTCCTCAATCCCTCATGGGCCTGGGCGGCTGGCGAAATACTCTCCACCACAGCCGATCTGGACCGGTACATCGCGGCCCTGATGGATGGCCGACTGCTGCCCCCCGCGTTGCTAACGCAGATGAGCACCTTCCACGCCATGCCATCCCGCTTCGGCCTGGACCGCGGTTACGGACTCGGCCTCACACACATAGCGACCACCTCGGGCTGCAGCGGAACCGGCGGCAGTGGAGACATCCCTGGTTACCACACCGACGTCTACAGCTCCGCCGACGGCAGCAGGCGCGTGCAGGTCTCGGTCAGCCAGGGCACCGTCGACGCCGACGATGCGGCGAAGTACACCCAGTACATGACCGCTGCCTACCACGTCACCACCCTCGCCCTCTGCGGCTCGGCGCGGTAG